A portion of the Gossypium arboreum isolate Shixiya-1 chromosome 8, ASM2569848v2, whole genome shotgun sequence genome contains these proteins:
- the LOC108468785 gene encoding uncharacterized protein LOC108468785, which yields MAHLLRHHSFTSTSVWTESRLHHQAYASIKLSNHRQGRLKIYGKRRASGNGCVVQCCTSSSSSAAAKAGVELSGNAEEDNNGRWEEKEEEEPLYLASEYGWKVRRLEEDQPEIKKVAEIQAEAFHQPMAFFDDLFFQFFQAEVLAGLIYKLRNSPPNRYACLVAESPSDANSESKTKLVGVVDVTALRDEAVLQHLQGADEYLYVSGLAVSKRFRRRKIGSCLLKACEMLSVLWGFKYLVLRAYEDDLGARTLYANAGYRVVSRDPPWLTSWIGRRRRVLMIKQSNFLNLINSTFQL from the exons ATGGCTCACTTACTGAGGCACCACTCTTTTACGTCCACAAGTGTGTGGACTGAGTCTCGCCTGCACCACCAAGCCTACGCTTCCATTAAACTCAGCAATCATCGTCAAGGAAGGTTGAAAATCTATGGCAAGAGAAGGGCAAGCGGGAATGGGTGTGTGGTGCAGTGCTgcacttcttcttcttcatcagcaGCAGCAAAGGCGGGTGTGGAGCTGAGTGGAAATGCGGAGGAAGATAATAATGGAAGATGGGAAGAGAAAGAGGAGGAGGAGCCTTTGTATTTGGCAAGCGAGTATGGATGGAAAGTAAGGAGATTGGAGGAGGATCAACCCGAGATTAAGAAGGTTGCAGAAATTCAGGCAGAAGCATTCCACCAACCAATGGCcttctttgatgatttattctTTCAGTTCTTCCAG GCGGAGGTACTGGCAGGGCTCATATACAAACTTAGGAACTCACCTCCAAACag GTATGCATGTTTAGTGGCGGAGTCTCCCTCGGATGCTAATTCTGAATCGAAAACAAAGCTAGTAGGCGTGGTGGATGTGACGGCGTTGAGAGACGAGGCTGTTCTTCAACACCTTCAGGGGGCTGACGAATACCTTTATGTTTCGGGACTCGCTGTTTCCAAACGCTTTCG GAGGAGGAAGATCGGTAGTTgtttgttgaaagcttgtgagaTGCTGTCGGTTTTATGGGGTTTCAAGTATCTTGTCCTTCGGGCTTACGAAGATGACTTGGGTGCTCGCACGTTGTACGCAAATGCAGGGTATCGAGTTGTCTCGCGTGATCCACCATGGTTGACTTCTTGGATTGGGAGAAGGCGCCGTGTTCTTATGATCAAACAGTCTAATTTCCTTAATCTTATTAACTCCACCTTTCAGTTATAA